Part of the Thauera sedimentorum genome, TGGGGATGTTCTGCAGGTTGGGTTCCGAGCTGGCGAGCCGGCCGGTGACCGCGGTGGCCTGCGAAAAGCTGGTGTGCACCCGGCCGGTCTTCGCATTGACCATGCGTGGCAGCTTGTCGGCGTAGGTGCTCTTCAACTTGGCCAGGCCGCGGTGCTCGAGCAGCAGCTTGGGCAGGGGGTAGTCCTCGGCGAGCTTCTCCAGCACCTCCTCGTCGGTGGAGGGCTGGCCGGTGGCGGTCTTCTTGACCACCGGCAGGCCGAGCTTGCCGAAGAGGATTTCACCCAGTTGCTTGGGCGAACCCAGGTTGAAGGGCTGGCCGGCGAGTTCGTGCGCTTCGCGTTCCAGCTCGTGCAGGCGGCGGCCGAGTTCCTCGCTGTGGCCGGCCAGCAGGAAGGGGTCGATCAGCACGCCGTTGCATTCCATCTCCAGCAGCACGGCGAGCGTGGGCAGCTCGATGTCGCGGTAGAGCGCCGCCAGGCGCGCTTCGCGTTCGACCTGCGGCCACAGCTTGCGGTGCAGGCGCAGGGTGACGTCGGCATCCTCGGCGGCGTACTCGGTGGCGCGCTCCACCGCTACTTCATCGAAGCCGATCTGCTTGGCGCCCTTGCCGCACACCTCGGTGTAGGGAATGGTGGTCAGCCCCAGGTGGCGCCTGGCGAGCGAATCCATGTCGTGCGACTTGTCGGACTCCAGCACATAGGACTGCAGCAGGGTGTCGTGGGCGATGCCACCCAGATGGATGCCGTGGTTGGCCAGCACGTGAGCGTCGTACTTGAGGTTCTGGCCGACCTTGGGCTTGGCGTCGGACTCCAGCCAGGGCTTCAACTTGGCGAGCACCTCGTCCAGCGGCAGCTGCTCGGGCGCCTCGGCGCCGCGGTGGGCCAGCGGCAGGTAGGCGGCCTCGCCCGGCACGATGGAGAAGGACATGCCGACCAGGCGTGCGGCCATCGGGTCCAGGCTGGTGGTTTCGGTGTCGAAGGCGGTGAGCTCGGCGGCGTCGATCTTAGCCAGCCAGGCGTCGAAGGTGGGCCAGTCGAGGATGGTCGTGTAGTGGCGTTCTGTAGGAGCGGGCTCGCCCGCGATTTCGTCGGCCGGTGCCGGATCGGCGTCGCGTATCGCGGCCAAGGCCGCTCCTACAGGGGCGCCGTCCAGGTCCTTCAGCCAGGTGCGGAACTCGAAGCGCTCGTACAAGGCGCGCAGCGCCGCCTTGTCGTCCTCGCGCGCGGGCAGGTCTTCCAGTTGCACCGGCAGTTCGACATCGGTGGCCACGGTGACCAGCTTGCGCCCCAGCGGCAGGAAGTCCAGATGCCGGCGCAGGTTCTCGCCGACCTTGCCCCCGACCTTGTCGGCGTTGGCAACCAGATCGTCCAGGGTGCCGTATTCGGTGAGCCACTTCACCGCGGTCTTGGGGCCGCATTTTTCCACCCCGGGCACGTTGTCCACGGTGTCGCCGACCAGCGCCAGGTAGTCCACGATGCGCTCGGGCGGCACGCCGAACTTGGCGGTCACGCCGGCTTCGTCCAGCACCTCCTCGTTCATGGTGTTTACCCAGCGCACGCCGGGGCGCACCAGCTGGGTAAGGTCCTTGTCGCCGGTGGAGATCACCACCTGCCAGCCGCGCTCGGCGGCCTGGCGGGTGAGCGTGCCGATCACGTCGTCGGCCTCCACCCCTTCCACCGACAGCAGCGGCCAGCCTTCGGCCTGTACCGCCTGGTGCAGCGGCTCGATCTGCGCGCGCAGGTCGTCCGGCATCGGCGGACGGTGGGACTTGTATTCCGGATACCAGTCGTCGCGGAAGGTCTTTCCCTTGGCGTCGAACACGCAGGCGCGATATTCGGCGGCGTACTCGGCTTCCAGTCGGCGCAGCATGGAGAGCACGCCGCGGATCGCCCCGGTGGGTTCGCCCGCGCCGTTGCGCAGGTCCGGCAGGGCGTGGAAGGCGCGGTACAGGTAGCTGGAACCGTCGACGAGCAGCAGCGTGGGCATGGCGGATGGGCGGGCAGAACGGAGGAAGGAACGAATGGTACCGCGCCCGCGCTCTGGGTTATCGTTTACGTCTTTCCCAAGAACGGCCCAGAGCCCTTCCACAACCGGCCCTTCCATGACAGCAAAAGACAAACTCCCGCACGGCGTCGCCAGCGCGGCGCCGCGCTTCAATGCGCGCGAATCCTGGCGCATCTTCGGCATCATGGCCGAGTTCGTCGAAGCCACCGAACGGCTCAACGCCATCCGCCCGGCGGTGTCGATCTTCGGCAGCGCCCGCATCCCGCCGGACCACATGTACTACATGCTCACCGAGAAGATCGCCCGCCAGCTCTCGGACGCCGGCTTCTCGGTGATCTCCGGCGGCGGCCCGGGCATCATGGAGGCGGCCAACAAGGGCGCCTATTTCGGCAAGAGCCCGTCGATCGGGCTCAACATCCAGCTGCCGCACGAGCAGGCCGCCAACCCCTACCAGGACATCTCGCAGACCTTCCAGCACTTCTTCGCGCGCAAGTTCATGTTCGTGAAGTTCGCCGCCGCCTATGTGGTGATGCCCGGCGGCTTCGGCACGCTGGACGAACTGCTGGAGGCGATGACGCTGATCCAGACCCACAAGAGCCGCAAGATTCCCATCATCCTGGTGCACGGCCCGTTCTGGAAAGGACTGCTCGACTGGTTCCGCGACCGCCTGGTGAGCGAGCGCATGATCAACCCGGAAGATCTCGACCTGGTCCAGGTGATCGACAAGCCGGAAGAGGTGGTCGAAGCGATCTTCAAGCACTACGAGACGCGCGGCTTCCTGCCGCTGCCCGAAGAACACGAGCTGATGCTTAACCTGTAGGAGCGGCCTTGGCCGCGATGCATCCTGCGAGGAAACAAGCGCAGCATCGCGGGCAAGCCCGCTCCTACCTGAGCCGTCGGCGGTTCAGGCCTTCCGCCCCGGCCGGATTCCGCGGGGGCACATCCGGGCTACAATCGCATTACCCTGCGGAGAACCCATCATGCATCGCAAACTGCTCATCCTTGCTCTGGCCTGCGCCCTGCCGGCCTTCGCCCAGCAACCCGCCAACCTGGAACCCCTGCCGGAGCCCCCGCCCCCGCCGCCGGGCATGGCCGGGGACGATTTCGAGCCCGAGGTCACCATCGTCAAGCGCGGCGAGGACACCGTGGAGGAGTACCGCATCCGCGGCCGCCTCTACATGATGAAGGTCACCCCGCCGCACGGCACGCCCTACTACCTGATCGATCAGCGCGGCAACGGCCAGTTCGTGCGCGCCCAGGAGGCGGTGCCCACGCTGTCGGTGCCGATGTGGGTCATTCACAGTTGGTGAGCTGAAGCGCGCTGGAGCAGGTACGATCACTCCCTCCCCTTCAAGGGGAGGGCCGGGGTGGGGATGGGTGGTCTTATGGCGCCTGCTACCCCATCCCGTCCTTGCCCTTGAAGGAAAAGGGAGCTGTCAACCAGCGCCGCACGTCGAGCATTCATGTCCGTCTTCACTCCCGTCACCTCAGAAGCTCTCGCCGACTGGCTGCGCCGTTACGCCATCGGCCGTCTGGCGCAGCTGCAGGGCATCTCTGCCGGCGTGCAGAACAGCAACTTCTTCGTCACCACCACGCTCGGCCGCTACGTGCTGACGCTGTTCGAGACCATCCCGCGCGCCGAGCTGCCCTTCTACCTGCACCTGATGGCGCATCTCGCCCGCCACGGCCTGCCGGTGCCTGCGCCGATCGCCGACCGCGACAACGAATACCTCGGCACGCTCTCCGGCAAGCCCGCGGTACTGGTCGCACGCCTCACCGGCCAGTCCGACATGACGCCCGCGCCGGCGCGCTGCGCACGCGTCGGCGCCATGCTCGCCGGCCTGCACCTCGCCGGCCTGTCCTACGGTCGCCGCCAGGACAACCCGCGCGGCGCGGCGTGGCGTAGCGCCACCGCCGCCCAGGTTCGCCCCTTCCTGCCGGCCGACGAGCAGGGCCTGCTCGATGCCGAGCTCGCCTTCCAGGCAGCCGCCGCCGGCGAGGAACTGCCCGAAGGCGTGATCCACGCCGACCTCTTCCGCGACAACATCCTGTGGGACGGCGAGCACATCGGCGGGGTGATCGACTTCTATTTCGCCGGCGTGGATGCGCTGCTGTTCGACGTGGCGGTCACCGTGAACGACTGGTGCACGCTGCCCGGCGGCGAGCTGGACGAGACGCGCACCCGCGCCCTGCTCGACGCCTACCACGCCGAACGCCCGTTCACCGCCGCCGAACGCAAGGCCTGGCCGGCGATGCTGCGCGCCGCCGCCCTGCGCTTCTGGCTGTCGCGCGCCGCCGACTTCCACCTGCCGCGCGAGGGCGAACTGGTGCTGGTCAAGGACCCCAACGAATACCGCGACATCCTGCGCCTGCGCGCCCGCGCGGTGCCGCCGCTGGTGGAGGCGGGCCGATGAACGCCACCCCGCAGCCGATGCGCTTCGGCACTGTCGAACCGGCACACACCCTGCAATGGCTGGCCGCCGGCTGGCGGGTCTTTCTCGCCAACCCCGGCATCTGGATCGCCCAGACGGTGATCCTGATCGCCATCCTCGCCGCGCTCGGCTTCGTGCCGCTGCTCGGCTGGGCGGCCGCGCCGGTCGCGCTGCCCATGCTTGCCGCCGGCATGCTGGCCGGCGTGGAGGCCCTGCGCCGCGATGAGGCGCTGCGGGTGGACCATCTCTTCGAAGGCCTGCGTCGCCGCACCGGCGAGCTGCTGCTGCTCGGCGCCTGCCATCTGGCCGGCGCACTGGCCGCCGCGCTGATCGCGGCCGTGGTCGGCGGCAGCGCGGTGCTTACCGGCATGCTGATCGGCGCACTGGCCGGAGCCGGCGTGGCCGCGGGCGGCGTGATGTTCGGCGTCCTGGTGTTCACCGTGCTGTGGACCCTGCTGATCATGGCCCTGTGCTTCGCCCCGGCGCTGGTGCTGCTCGACGGCGTGCCGCCGCTCGAAGCGATGAAGCTGTCGGCTCGCGCCTGCTTCGCCAACCTGCTCACCTTCATCGTGCTCGCCGCCATGCTCTACGTGCTGGTATGGATCGCCATGCTGCCGGCGGGCCTGGGCATGCTGGTACTGGTGCCGGTCATTGCCGGCACGCTGCATGCGGCCTGGGTGCAGGTGTTCAAGCCGCCGCTGGCCCTGCCCTCCCCCGACGACAAACCGGAAAATCCCGTCGATGCAAGCTAGACAACTTCCCATGCACCGCGGCTGGTCCTGGCTGACCGAAGGCCTGCAGCTGTGGCGCCGCAACCCTGCCTTGATGACCTTCCTGGCCTTCGGCTACCTGCTCACCCTGGTGGTGATCAGCATCTTCCCGCTGATCGGCCAGCCGATCGCCTCGCTGCTGATGCCGGTGCTCTCGCTCGGCGTGCTCAACGGCTGCCGCTCGATCGACGAGGGTCGAAAGGCGGGGCCCGACATCCTCTTCTCCGGCTTTCGCGCCAACATCGCCGCACTGGTGACCATAGGCGGCATCTACCTGATCGCCAGCCTGCTGGTGCTGGTGCTGACCATGGCGGCCGACGGCGGCACACTGCTCAAGGTGATGGGCGGCGGCAAGCTCGACCCGGAAGCCGCCCAGGCTCCCGGCTTCACCCTCGCCCTGCTGCTCGCGGTGGTGCTGTCGACGCCGGTCATGATGGCCTACTGGTTCGCCCCGCTGCTCGCCGGCTGGTGGAAGCTGCCGGCGCCCAAGGCCATGTTCTTCAGCTTCTTCGCCTGCCTGCGCAACTGGCGCCCCTTCCTCGCCTACGCCATCGCGCTGATGCTGTTCGGCGCCATCCTGCCGGGCGTGGTGATCGGCGTGGTCGGCCTGGTGGTGCCGCTGCTGGCCACCGTGCTCACCTTCCTGGTGCCGCTGGTGCTGGTGCCGACCATCTTCGCCAGCTTCTACATCAACGCGCGCGACGTGTTCGGCATCCCGGGGGCGGTGGTGCATTCCGCGCCGCTGATCGTCGACGACAACGATGCCCACGACTGAGGCCGGCCCACTCGGCCTGCTGGGCGGCACCTTCGACCCCATCCACCTCGGCCACCTGCGCCTGGCCGAAGAGGCGCGCGAGGCGCTCGGCCTGGCGCGGGTACGCCTGATCCCCGCCGGCCAGCCGCCGCACCGCGACACCCCGCTGAGCAGCAGCGCCGACCGCCTGGCCATGGCCCGTCTGGCGGCAGCCGGCAACCCGGCCCTGGAGGTGGACGACGGCGAGATCCGCGCCGCCACGCGCAGCTACACCGTGCTCACGCTGGAACGCCTGCGCGCCGAGCTCGGCCCGGAGCGGCCGCTGGTGCTCATCCTCGGCGCCGACGCCTTCCAGGGTCTGCCCACCTGGCACCGCTGGCAGGAGCTCTTTGCGCTCACCCACATCGCGGTCGCCAACCGCCCCGGCTACGCACCGCATGGCCGGCGCTGGCCCGGCGTGCTGTCGCCCGAGCTGGACGAAACCTGCGCCGGGCGGATGAGCACCGATCCGGCACGCATCGCCGCGGCGCCGGCGGGCCTGGTGATTCCCTTCGACATGACCCCGCTGGACATCTCCGCCTCACTGGTTCGCGACCTGCTCGCCGGCGGTCACAGCGCCCGTTATTTGCTCCCCGATTCGGTTCTCGACTATATTGGGCTGCACCACCTCTACCGCCCCAACTGATGGAACCAAGCACCCTGCAGAATGTGGTCGTCGATGCCCTCGAGGACATCAAGGCCAAGGACATCGAAGTCATCGACACGTCCCGACTCACCGCCCTGTTCGACCGCATCGTGATCGCCAGCGCCGACTCCAACCGGCAGACGCGCGCACTGGCGCGCAACGTCCAGGAGAAGGTGAAGGAGGCCGGCGGCGAGGTGGTCAGCGTGGAAGGCGAGGAGACCGGCGAATGGGTGCTGGTCGACCTCGGCGACATCGTGGTGCACATCATGCAGCCGGCCATCCGCAGCTACTACAACCTGGAAGAGCTCTGGGCTCACAACCCGCCCACCCCGGCCCGCCGCAAGGCCGGCGCCGCGGCCGACTGACGCACGCGTGAAGCTGCTGCTGGTTGCGGTGGGCCACCGCATGCCCGGCTGGGTGGCCGCCGGCTTCGACGAGTTCGCCCGCCGCATGCCGCGCGAACTGCCGTTGCAGCTGATCGAGGTGAAGGCCGAGCCGCGCACCACCGGCAAGACCGTGGAGGCCATGATGGCCGCCGAAGCGGCACGCATCGAGGCCGCCCTGCCGCCGCGCTGCCGACGGGTGATCCTCGACGAACGCGGCGCCGACCTCACCACCCGCAAGCTGGCCGACCGTCTGGAGCACTGGCAGACCGAGGGCCGCGACGTGGCATTGATCGTCGGCGGCCCCGATGGCCTGGCCCCGGCGCTCAAGGCCAGCGCCGACGAGACCATGCGCCTGACCAGCCTCACGCTGCCGCACGCCCTGGTACGCCCGCTGCTCGCCGAGGCCCTGTACCGCGCGTGGAGCGTGCTGAAGAACCATCCCTATCACCGCGAGTGATCGCAGCCGAGCCGCTCGTACCCCCTCCAGGCTGTGGTTTCGCGCCTGTAGGAGCGGCCTTGGCCGCGATGCGGCGATTGTTCCATCCCAGGCCGCATCGCGGCCAAGGCCGCTCCTACCAAAGCCTGGCCGGTTCGGGTTGCACGCTCCCGGGCGCGCTCATCATGCCGCCCGAACTGCGCGAAAGCGCTAGAATGCGACGTTATTCCACCAACACATTCCCGTCATGAGTGCCGCCCAGCCCCGCATCTATCTCGCTTCGCGCAGTCCGCGCCGGCGGGAACTGCTGCGCCAGATCGGCGTGCGTTTCGACGTGCTTGCCTTCCGCGGCGGCGAGCGGGGCGAGGATGCCGACGTGGATGAAACGCCTATCGACGGCGAGGCCGCCGAGCGCTATGTCGAACGCCTGGCGCTGACCAAGGCGGAAGCCGGCATGCGCCGCCTGGTCTGGCGCCACCTGCCACGCCAGCCGGTGCTGGCAGCCGACACCACCCTGGAAGTCGACGGCCACATCATCGGCAAGCCGGAGAGCCCGGAAGATGCGGTAGCCATCCTGCGCAGCCTGTCGGCACGCACCCATCGGGTACTGACCGCGGTGGCAGTGAGCGACGGCGAGCGCACGCGCAGCGCGCTGAGCATCAGCGAAGTGCGTTTCCGCGCCATCGAGGACGGCGAACTCCACCGCTACGTGGCCACCGGCGAACCGCTGGACAAGGCCGGGGCCTACGGCATCCAGGGGCGCGCCGCGGTGTTCGTGGAGCGTATTTCCGGCAGCTACACCGGCATCATGGGCCTGCCGCTGTACGAAACCGCGCAGCTCCTCCAGGGCTTCGGTTACTCTTGCCTGTAGGGGGACGCACCGCACACTCATCCCCCGCGCTTGTGTCCGACCGGCCCGTGTCTCCCCGGCAGGGGCAGCCGACCCGGTTGGCACGCAAGCAGCCCCGATGGGCAATGCGCAAGGGCGGCCCGCCAGTCCGTCATTGCGCATTCCTCATTGAATCCCAGTGCGCATGAGCATCGAATTCCTCATCAATTGCACCCCGCAGGAAACGCGGGTGGCCCTGGTCGAACAGGGCGTGGTCCAGGAACTGCACGTCGAACGCACCGCCAGTCGCGGCATCGTCGGCAACATCTATCTCGGCAAGGTGGCCCGCGTGCTGCCCGGCATGCAGTCGGCCTTCATCGACATCGGCCTGGAGCGCACCGCCTTCCTGCACGTGGCCGACATCTGGAGCGAGCGCCAGCACGGCGAGGCCGCCAAGCCGATCGAGCGCATCCTGTCCGAGGGCCAGAACCTCACCGTACAGGTGCTCAAGGACCCGATCGGCACAAAGGGCGCGCGCCTGTCCACCCAGGTCAGCATCGCCGGGCGCATGCTGGTGTACCTGCCGCAGGAAAAGCACATCGGCATCTCGCAGCGCATCGAGGACGAAGCCGGGCGCGAAGCGCTGCGCGAGCGCCTGACCCGCCTGGTCCCGGCCGACGAACCCGGCGGCTTCATCGTGCGCACCATGGCCGAGTCCGCCACCGACGACGAGCTCGCAGCCGACATCGCCTACCTGCGCAAGCTGTGGGGCGAGATCCAGGCGCGCAGCACCGGCGCCCATCCGCCGCGCGTGCTGTACGAAGACCTCAACCTGGGCCAGCGCGCGCTGCGCGACCTGGTGGACGACGACACCGGGCGCATCGTCATCGACTCGCGGGAGAACTTCCAGAAGCTCACCGCCTTCGCCCAGGAATACATGCCCAAGGTGCTGCCGCTGCTCGAGCACTACACCGGCGAGCGTCCGCTGTTCGACCTGCACAGCGTCGAGGACGAGATCCAGAAGGCGCTCGCCCGCCGCGTCGAGCTCAAGTCCGGCGGCTACCTGATCATCGACCAGACCGAAGCGATGACCACGGTGGACGTGAACACCGGCGGCTTCGTCGGCGCGCGCAACTTCGACGACACCATCTTCAAGACCAACCTGGAGGCGGCCCAGGCCATCGCCCGCCAGCTGCGCCTGCGCAACCTGGGCGGCATCATCATCATCGACTTCATCGACATGGAAACCGTCGAGCACCGCGAGATGGTGCTCGAGGAGTTCCGCAAGGCGCTGTCGCGCGATCACACCAAGATGAGCATCAACGGCTTCACCGCGCTCGGCCTGGTGGAGATGACCCGCAAGCGCACCCGCGAGTCGCTCGCCCACCTGCTGTGCGAGCCCTGCCCCACCTGCGGCGGGCGCGGCGAGGTGAAGACCGCGCGCACGGTGTGCTACGAGATCCTGCGCGAGCTGCTGCGCGAGGCGCGCCAGTTCAATGCGCGCGAGTTCCGCGTGCTGGCCGCGCCCAACGTCATCGACCTGTTCCTCGACGAAGAGTCGCAGTCGCTGGCGATGCTGTCGGATTTCATCGGCAAGAAGATCTCGCTGCACCCGGAAGCCAGCTACACCCAGGAACAGTTCGACATCGTGCTGCTCTGAGCCACGCCGTGAGCCCATCGCCCCAGCATCCGTCCGCCGGCCCGGCCGAGCCCAGCCCGGCGCGCTTCGCCAATCCGCTGGCACGCGGCATCGCCGCCACCCGGCCGGCCTTCCTGCTGGTCACCCTGGTCGCCTGCCTGGTCGGGCTGGCGGTCGCCCACGGCAGCGGCGTACGGCTGGACCCGCTCACCGCTCTGGCCACCGTGCTGCTGGCCCTCGTGGCGCATGCGGCCGGCAACGTGATCAACGACTACCATGACCGCGACGCGGACCGGCTCAACACCGGCCGCCTGTTTCCCTTCACCGGCGGCAGCCGCTTCATCCAGAACGGCGTGCTCAGCGCCCGGCAGACCGCGATGCTCGGCTACGGCCTGCTGGCCGCGGTGATCCCCGGCGGGCTGTGGCTAGCCTGGAGCGCCGGCCCCGGCCTGCTGGCCATCGGTGCAGGCGGCCTGCTGGTGGCCTGGGCCTACTCCGCGCCGCCGCTCTACCTGGTGGGACGCGGCCTGGGCGAACTGTGCATCGTCGCCGCCTGGCTGCTGGTGGTGGCCGGCGCGGACTACGTGCAACGCGGCGCGTTCAGCGCCCTGCCCTTCGCGGCCGGGCTGTCCTACGCGCTACTGGTGGCCAACCTGCTGTACATCAACCAGTTTCCCGACCACGCCGGCGATGCCGCGGCCGGCAAGCGCACCCTGGTCGTGCGTCTCGGCCCGCAGGCGGCCAAGTGGGGCTACCTCGTCATCGCGCTACTGGCCTACGCCTGGCTGGTGCTGATGGTGGGCCGCGAGCTGCTGCCGCAGAAGGCGGCCGCGGCCGCCTTCACCCTGGTGCTGTCCTTCAACGCCGCCAAGCACTTGATCGACCATGCCGACGAGGCCGCCGAGCTCGCCCCCGCCATCCGCCAGACCATTGCTGCTGCCTGCGTCCACGGCCTCATCCTGACCGGCGCGCTCGCCATGGCCGAATGGCCCGGCGGGCACTGACCGCTTCCCAACCACCGCTCCCGGATACGCCACACCCATGATCGGACGACTTGCAGGCACCCTGCTGGAAAAGAACCCGCCGCAGATTCTGGTGGACGTGCACGGCGTCGGCTACGAAGTGGACGTGCCGATGAGTACCTTCTACGGACTGCCCGCCACCGGCCAGCCGGTCACCCTGCACACCCATCTCGCCATCCGCGAGGATGGCCACTTCCTCTACGGTTTCGCCTCCCAAGAAGAGCGCGCCGCCTTCCGCCAGCTGCTCAAGGTCTCCGGCATCGGCGCGCGCACCGCGCTGGCGGTGCTCTCCGGCCTCTCGGTTACCGACCTCGCCCAGGCCGTGGCGCTGCAGGAAGCCGGCCGCCTGGTGAAGGTGCCGGGCATCGGCAAGAAGACCGCCGAACGCCTGCTGCTGGAACTGCGCGACAAGCTCGGCCAGGCCCTGCCCACGCTTGCGGCGGCACGCCTGGCGTCGCCGGCATGTACCGCGCTGCCCGGCGACGCGAAGAGCGACATCCTCAACGCGCTGCTGGCACTCGGCTACAACGAACGCGAAGCGCTAGGCGCGATGAAGGGACTGGACGAGGAGGTCGGCGTATCCGACGGCATCCGCCAGGCGCTGAAGCAATTGTCCAAGGCCTGAAGAGCCCGCGCCGGCCGGGCGCTCCTGTCGAACACCTTTACACATCGATACATCGACCGAACCAGCACCAGCAACAAGCTCCTGTTTTTTAAGGTTTTTCAAAGACTGGCACGACTGATGCTCTTACAGGGCAAGCAGTCAAACCTGCAACCTGAAGACAGGAGAACGGCAATGTTCAGCACCAACACCCTTCGCAAGAACGTCCTGGCAAGCAGCCTGCTCGCCTCCGCAGCCCTGTTCACCGGGAGCGCCCAGTCCGCAGTGCTGTCGTGGGACTACGACATCCTCAGCGGCTTCACCCAGTCGACCATCGGCGGCGCGACGACCAACTATCCCGATCCGGGCGTTGACATCCTGTCCTGGGGCACCTCGACCGGTTCCGGCCAGAGCTCGCTCGTGGTGAACAACCCCGAGATTGTCGGCGCCTCGGTGGACACCTTCATCGGCGGCGGCATGCCCCCCGCTGCGCCTCCCTACCTGGGTTTCAGCACCTCGCTCACCCACAACAACAACCCGATCACCGGCAACTCGCTGACCTCCGCGACCCTGCGCGCACAGGTCACCCTGACGCCGACCAACCCGGCCGGCGGTGCGCTGCCCGACCAGATCACCTCCTTCGACATCTCCTTCGCCGAGACCCCCAACGTAGCCAACTGCGGCTTCCCCTCGACCAGCAACTGCGACGACATCTTCGTGCTGCTCGGCGGTCTGTTGAACCAGAGCTTCCAGTACGACGCCGGCGACGGTGACGGCCTGCTGACCTACTTCGTGAACATCTTCCCGATCACCGGCGGGGTATTGAGCGTCCTCTCCAACGCAAGCTGCGCGGCGGCTGGCGAAGCTCCGGGTTGTATCGGCTTCCAGACCCAGGAGAACCAGTCGACCACCCTGGCCTTCGGCTTCACCATCTCCACCGAACCGCTGGGCGTGCCCGAGCCCGGCATGCTCGCCCTGCTCGGCATCGGCCTCGCCGGCCTGGGAGCGATGCGCAGGCGTCGCGTCTGAACAAGAATCACACCCTCGGTGCAGCACCGTTCGGGGAGCCTCGTGCTCCCCGTTTTCTTTTCCCGCAGCTGTCGGAGGATTTGACGTCTGCCTTCGGCTAAACTTCGGCCCATGATCGAAACCGACAAGTTGGCCGCCCCACGGCTCCTCTCCGCGCAACCGACCGACCGCCAGGAAGACGCCATAGAGCGGGCGCTGCGCCCCAAGCACCTGGCCGATTACGTCGGTCAGCAGAAGATCCGGGAGCAGCTGGAGATCTTCATCACCGCGGCGCGCAACCGCAGCGAAGCGCTCGACCATGTGCTGCTGTTCGGCCCGCCCGGCCTGGGCAAGACCACGCTGGCACACATCGTCGCCGCCGAGATGGGCGTGAACCTGCGCCAAACGTCCGGCCCGGTGCTGGAGCGCGCCGGCGACCTGGCCGCCTTGCTCACCAACCTCGAACCGCACGACGTGCTGTTCATCGACGAGATCCATCGTCTGTCGCCGGTGGTCGAGGAGATCCTCTACCCGGCGCTGGAGGATTTCCAGATCGACATCATGATCGGCGAAGGTCCGGCCGCGCGCTCGGTCAAGCTCGACCTGCCGCCCTTCACCCTGGTGGGCGCGACCACCCGCGCCGGCATGCTCACCAACCCGCTGCGTGACCGCTTCGGCATCGTCTCGCGCCTCGAGTTCTACACGCCCGGGGAACTGGGCTACATCGTCGGCCGCTCCGCCGGCCTGCTCAACGTGACGATCGACGAAGCCGGCGCCTTCGAGATCGCCCGGCGCGCACGGGGCACGCCCCGCATCGCCAACCGCCTGCTGCGCCGGGTGCGCGACTACGCCGAGGTCAAGGCCGGCGGACAGATCACCGCCGAGGTTGCCGATGCGGCACTCACCATGCTGGACGTGGACCATCTGGGACTCGACCTGATGGACCGCAAGCTGCTCGGCGCCATGCTGGAGAAGTTCGGCGGCGGCCCGGTCGGCCTGGACAACCTCGCCGC contains:
- the polA gene encoding DNA polymerase I codes for the protein MPTLLLVDGSSYLYRAFHALPDLRNGAGEPTGAIRGVLSMLRRLEAEYAAEYRACVFDAKGKTFRDDWYPEYKSHRPPMPDDLRAQIEPLHQAVQAEGWPLLSVEGVEADDVIGTLTRQAAERGWQVVISTGDKDLTQLVRPGVRWVNTMNEEVLDEAGVTAKFGVPPERIVDYLALVGDTVDNVPGVEKCGPKTAVKWLTEYGTLDDLVANADKVGGKVGENLRRHLDFLPLGRKLVTVATDVELPVQLEDLPAREDDKAALRALYERFEFRTWLKDLDGAPVGAALAAIRDADPAPADEIAGEPAPTERHYTTILDWPTFDAWLAKIDAAELTAFDTETTSLDPMAARLVGMSFSIVPGEAAYLPLAHRGAEAPEQLPLDEVLAKLKPWLESDAKPKVGQNLKYDAHVLANHGIHLGGIAHDTLLQSYVLESDKSHDMDSLARRHLGLTTIPYTEVCGKGAKQIGFDEVAVERATEYAAEDADVTLRLHRKLWPQVEREARLAALYRDIELPTLAVLLEMECNGVLIDPFLLAGHSEELGRRLHELEREAHELAGQPFNLGSPKQLGEILFGKLGLPVVKKTATGQPSTDEEVLEKLAEDYPLPKLLLEHRGLAKLKSTYADKLPRMVNAKTGRVHTSFSQATAVTGRLASSEPNLQNIPIRTAEGRRIRAAFIAPRGHHIVSADYSQIELRIMAHLSDDARLLEAFAHGEDVHRATAAEVFGSTPAEVSSEQRRYAKVINFGLIYGMSAHGLAKNLGIDRAAAQGWIDRYFARYPGVAAYMDRTRAEARERGYVETVFGRRLYLPEIRASQAGRRQAAERAAINAPMQGTAADLIKKAMIATSAWLKDKRLQSRLILQVHDELVLEVPDAELDLIRQELPALMGGVAALKVPLLVEVGAGANWDEAH
- a CDS encoding TIGR00730 family Rossman fold protein translates to MTAKDKLPHGVASAAPRFNARESWRIFGIMAEFVEATERLNAIRPAVSIFGSARIPPDHMYYMLTEKIARQLSDAGFSVISGGGPGIMEAANKGAYFGKSPSIGLNIQLPHEQAANPYQDISQTFQHFFARKFMFVKFAAAYVVMPGGFGTLDELLEAMTLIQTHKSRKIPIILVHGPFWKGLLDWFRDRLVSERMINPEDLDLVQVIDKPEEVVEAIFKHYETRGFLPLPEEHELMLNL
- a CDS encoding BPSS1780 family membrane protein; the protein is MQARQLPMHRGWSWLTEGLQLWRRNPALMTFLAFGYLLTLVVISIFPLIGQPIASLLMPVLSLGVLNGCRSIDEGRKAGPDILFSGFRANIAALVTIGGIYLIASLLVLVLTMAADGGTLLKVMGGGKLDPEAAQAPGFTLALLLAVVLSTPVMMAYWFAPLLAGWWKLPAPKAMFFSFFACLRNWRPFLAYAIALMLFGAILPGVVIGVVGLVVPLLATVLTFLVPLVLVPTIFASFYINARDVFGIPGAVVHSAPLIVDDNDAHD
- a CDS encoding DUF2782 domain-containing protein — its product is MHRKLLILALACALPAFAQQPANLEPLPEPPPPPPGMAGDDFEPEVTIVKRGEDTVEEYRIRGRLYMMKVTPPHGTPYYLIDQRGNGQFVRAQEAVPTLSVPMWVIHSW
- a CDS encoding homoserine kinase, coding for MSVFTPVTSEALADWLRRYAIGRLAQLQGISAGVQNSNFFVTTTLGRYVLTLFETIPRAELPFYLHLMAHLARHGLPVPAPIADRDNEYLGTLSGKPAVLVARLTGQSDMTPAPARCARVGAMLAGLHLAGLSYGRRQDNPRGAAWRSATAAQVRPFLPADEQGLLDAELAFQAAAAGEELPEGVIHADLFRDNILWDGEHIGGVIDFYFAGVDALLFDVAVTVNDWCTLPGGELDETRTRALLDAYHAERPFTAAERKAWPAMLRAAALRFWLSRAADFHLPREGELVLVKDPNEYRDILRLRARAVPPLVEAGR
- a CDS encoding BPSS1780 family membrane protein, which produces MNATPQPMRFGTVEPAHTLQWLAAGWRVFLANPGIWIAQTVILIAILAALGFVPLLGWAAAPVALPMLAAGMLAGVEALRRDEALRVDHLFEGLRRRTGELLLLGACHLAGALAAALIAAVVGGSAVLTGMLIGALAGAGVAAGGVMFGVLVFTVLWTLLIMALCFAPALVLLDGVPPLEAMKLSARACFANLLTFIVLAAMLYVLVWIAMLPAGLGMLVLVPVIAGTLHAAWVQVFKPPLALPSPDDKPENPVDAS